Sequence from the [Chlorobium] sp. 445 genome:
GGATGCGCCAAGCCCTAAGGCGCGCAAAATGCCAATTTCTCGTCGTCGCCGAATCGCATTGGTGGTAATGGTGTTGTAGATGAGAAACATCGCTACGAGCAGACTGATGAACGCCAGCGCAGAGAGATTCATCTCAAAAGCAGAGAGCATTTTTGCAACTTGCTCACCACGGTTTTTGCAGAAACTACTTCGACGTCTTCGGGGAGACTTTCAGCAAGATACGCCTTTAGTGCCGCGCTTTGTGTATCATCAATGATAAGATCGATTTTGCTAAGTTTGCCCTCTTTGCCAAAAGCACGCTGTGCTTGCTCAATATCCATCACGGCAAAAGAGTTTGCAACTTCACTTGTAGGGCGATCGGTCTTAAAGACCCCAATAATTCTGACTTGCTTGAGAAGCCCATCAGCGAAGAGTTCCACAGTTTGACCCTTTTTGAGGCGATTGCGCTCTGCAAATTGCTGTGAGACAAGAATAGTATTAGGCTCAAGTAAAAATCGCAGAAAGGTGTCGCTGTCTTCGCCCTCTATGTCTTCGTAGGTGCGGAAGGCGCGATCAGAGAAAATATCAATACCGAGTACGATGAGCGTTTCATCTGTGCCTTTGATGCGAGAGAGTTGTTCGGTTACTGGGGTTGCGGCGCGCAGTGCAGGCAATCGCTCTTTGAGTTCCAAGACACGCTTAAAGACACTTTGCGAAAAAAGTGTGCCGCTGCGCGATTGAACTTGCGCGTTTGCTTTACCATTGACGTTATCAATCGTGGCTTCAAATGATTTGAAAGCTGAGTAATTTGAGAGGCGAATAGCAAGAAAGACCGCTACACCAATTGCGACGCCAAACACAGAGAGCAAAAACTTGCCCCAGTCTTGAGTAGCATGCCGCAAATTGACTTGCAGAAAAATTTTAAGCAGCGTCATTGTCGAATGGCAAAGCTGGTTAGAAGTGCCTCACTTAACAGAGTTAAACTGAAAGATGTTCCATGCCGCACTGCAGCTTAGGTTTTTCTTAGGTTTTACTTAGGTCTGCACGTAGGGGAAGGTCTTACTTTTGCGTCGAAAAAGGGCGTGATGTGTGCGGCGTGTGCCTTGCCCCCAGAGGCACCTGCAGCTTGAAGGGGCAACACACGCCCTTTTCTTTTTTCGAGCATGTGGAAAAGAAAGGCTTTGACGATGTTCTACACGGCACTGTAAGGTGGTTTGGATTATGCTTTGCCCAAAGCGTGAAGCATGGCTGCACCAATATCAGCAGGGTTTTCCACAATGTGGATACCAGCTTTTTTCATTGCCATCAGCTTTTCCTCAGCGGTGCCCTTACCGCCCGAGACAATCGCACCAGCATGTCCCATGCGTCTGCCCGGTGGTGCGGTGCGTCCAGCAATGAAGCCGACCACAGGCTTCTTGTAACTTTTTTTGATATAGGCTGCAGCTTCTTCTTCGGCATTGCCACCGATTTCGCCAATGATGACAAGTGCTTCAGTGGCTTTGTCTTTAGCAAACATTTTTACTGCATCAATAAAGCGTGTGCCGATAATTGGGTCGCCACCGATTCCGATACAGGTAGATTGCCCTAACCCTACTTTGGTAAGTTGAGAGACCGATTCATAAGTGAGCGTGCCACTGCGCGAAATCACCCCAATGCTGCCTTTCTTGAAAATGAAGCCCGGCATAATGCCGACCTTGGCTTCTTCTGGCGTGATGACACCGGGACAATTTGGACCAATGAGAATGGCACCTTTTTCTTTGACAAACCAATAGGCTTTCATCATATCAGCGGTAGGTATGCCTTCGGTAATGCAGACGATGACTTCAATGCCCGCTTCTGCAGCTTCCATAATCGCATCAGCAGCAAAGGGAGCTGGCACATAAATGATGGAGGTGTTCACCTTTTGCGCTGCAACTGCTTCTCGCACGGTGTTGTAGACAGGGACTTCACGAATGAACCTGTCTTTTTCATTGCCAGCGTAATACATGCCACCTTTGCCCGGTGTAACGCCCGCTACGAGGTAATCAACACCAAACTGTTTGCCATATTCCAGCATTTGTGAGGCGTGAAACGTACCTTCTGAACCTGTGATGCCCTGCACCACCAGACGCGTGTCTTTGCTGACTAAAACACTCATAATTTTTATTTCTTGATAGTTAAACTGTCATAGGTGCGTGTGCTACACATGAGCTTCAAGTGCATGTGCAACTTGAAAGAGTTTTGTTTCGGCAAATGAATCTGCCACGAATTGAATGCCAACCGGTAAGCCTTGTGCTGTCAAGCCTGCAGGCACACTGATAGCAGGTACACCTGCAAGATTCATGGGCACCGTGTAAATGTCTGCAAGGTACATTTGCAAGGGGTCGCTCAGCTTGTCGCCGAGCTTGAATGGAGGAAAAGGTGATGTCGGGGAGACAATCACATCAACGTCTTTAAACGCTTTGCGATAATCTTCACGAATCAGGGTGCGCACTTTTTGCGCTTTTTTGTAATACGCAT
This genomic interval carries:
- a CDS encoding succinate--CoA ligase subunit alpha, coding for MSVLVSKDTRLVVQGITGSEGTFHASQMLEYGKQFGVDYLVAGVTPGKGGMYYAGNEKDRFIREVPVYNTVREAVAAQKVNTSIIYVPAPFAADAIMEAAEAGIEVIVCITEGIPTADMMKAYWFVKEKGAILIGPNCPGVITPEEAKVGIMPGFIFKKGSIGVISRSGTLTYESVSQLTKVGLGQSTCIGIGGDPIIGTRFIDAVKMFAKDKATEALVIIGEIGGNAEEEAAAYIKKSYKKPVVGFIAGRTAPPGRRMGHAGAIVSGGKGTAEEKLMAMKKAGIHIVENPADIGAAMLHALGKA